The following coding sequences lie in one Mycobacterium gordonae genomic window:
- a CDS encoding BTAD domain-containing putative transcriptional regulator: MTVEFRLLGDVEVWVDGRRLEIGHARRLCVLVALLVDANHAVSPEQLVDRVWSDRPPRRARNSLAGYVSRLRSLLTDTDGVTISRGPSGYVLSVDASSVDLYRFRDLAARARASSDPVEAAALFDQALQVWSGEPFTFLDTPWVNEVRSAVRAERFAVELDRNDVALGAGRHGELLVELRASQAAHPLDERLAAQLMLAQYRCGRQADSLDTYRRTRLRLVEELGVEPSPALARVHQQILAGDARHRAEPAVTVDAVPVRPVVCERSHSELLRRATSFVGHERELAQTVAAVGEGPLVTLVGVGGVGKTRLAWEVARREQQRFVDGVWLCELGPLDNGEAVGHAVAAALRLRQQHGMGVEESVIEYLRSRTALVVLDNCEHVVEAAAGLAQRIVRQCPGVSVLATSRQPLGVEGEQMVAIAPLSVEDATRLFVDRARAGVPGFRAEGQPAGTVAEICRRVDCLPLGVELAAARMRVMSAADVVRRLDRLGFLRGVLRGALPRQQSLVATIDWSYRLLTEAEQVFFAQLSVFAGSFDLAAAHAMSGSGDEDETLDLLAGLVDKSMVVVRNLTDHTRYAVLETLRAYGRERLQDLGIENPLAVRHAEYFTDLAERAGAGVETAEERVWIERVLPDYDNLRTAFERAMAEQNIDLALRLIAACAEIFGIRVGYEVFRWAERVASVAAPEHPLYPAVVGTAARGAWARGEYGAARRLADLASGRVPGPGTSRIAYPGDVLADLDLHEGQVERVLRYWDEQVAVARRGGNPIRLGQTLSTGAVLHGVLGGDFDAYLPAAREGVDIAETTGNPTARSTAYFGLAFLLKRAEPARALALFDEAASLAGDVQNFWWYGIALMEAAATRAVHGDPTAAAHLFDDVLDHWDRVGDWTELWISLRYVTRLLLRLGAEDDVAFLHWAQVNAGKVSPLHADQLTALQASLGPIRFAAHRESAPDGAEVVARARSALQRHSQRAAAV, encoded by the coding sequence ATGACGGTCGAGTTCCGCCTGCTCGGCGACGTCGAGGTGTGGGTGGACGGGCGGCGGCTGGAGATCGGCCATGCCCGACGGCTATGTGTGTTGGTGGCGTTGCTGGTGGATGCCAATCATGCGGTTTCCCCGGAGCAGTTGGTGGATCGTGTGTGGTCGGATCGGCCGCCGCGCCGGGCCCGGAACTCGCTGGCGGGATACGTATCTCGCCTGCGGAGTCTGCTCACCGACACCGACGGTGTGACGATCTCGCGGGGGCCGTCAGGCTATGTGCTCAGTGTGGACGCGTCGTCAGTGGATCTGTACCGGTTCCGGGATCTGGCGGCGCGGGCGCGCGCGAGTTCCGATCCGGTCGAGGCTGCGGCGTTGTTCGATCAGGCGTTGCAGGTCTGGTCCGGCGAGCCTTTCACGTTCCTGGACACGCCGTGGGTGAACGAGGTTCGTAGTGCGGTGCGTGCGGAGCGGTTCGCGGTGGAGCTGGATCGCAATGACGTGGCGTTGGGGGCGGGACGTCATGGTGAGCTGTTGGTGGAGCTGCGTGCGTCGCAGGCTGCTCATCCGCTCGATGAGCGGCTGGCCGCACAGTTGATGCTGGCGCAGTACCGGTGTGGTCGCCAGGCCGATTCATTGGACACCTACCGACGCACCCGGCTTCGGCTCGTCGAGGAACTGGGCGTCGAACCCAGCCCGGCCCTGGCCCGCGTCCATCAGCAGATCCTCGCCGGTGACGCCCGCCATCGCGCCGAGCCTGCGGTCACCGTGGACGCAGTGCCGGTGCGTCCGGTGGTGTGTGAACGGTCGCATTCGGAATTGCTGCGTCGGGCGACGAGCTTTGTGGGCCACGAGCGGGAGTTGGCGCAGACGGTGGCGGCGGTGGGGGAGGGGCCGCTGGTGACGTTGGTAGGGGTGGGGGGCGTGGGCAAGACGCGGCTGGCGTGGGAGGTGGCGCGGCGAGAACAACAGCGGTTTGTCGACGGGGTGTGGCTGTGTGAGTTGGGCCCGTTGGACAACGGTGAGGCGGTGGGCCATGCGGTGGCGGCGGCACTGAGGTTGCGGCAGCAGCATGGGATGGGCGTCGAGGAGTCGGTGATCGAGTATCTGCGGTCGCGGACCGCGCTGGTAGTTCTGGACAATTGCGAACACGTGGTGGAGGCGGCGGCGGGATTGGCCCAGCGCATCGTGCGTCAGTGCCCAGGGGTGTCGGTGCTGGCCACCAGTCGTCAGCCGCTAGGGGTTGAGGGCGAGCAGATGGTGGCCATCGCGCCGTTGTCGGTGGAGGACGCGACGCGATTGTTTGTGGATCGGGCGCGGGCCGGTGTGCCGGGTTTCAGGGCGGAAGGGCAGCCGGCGGGGACGGTGGCTGAGATTTGCCGGCGGGTGGATTGTCTGCCGCTGGGGGTGGAGTTGGCCGCGGCGCGAATGCGGGTGATGAGCGCAGCCGATGTGGTGCGGCGGCTGGATCGGTTGGGGTTCTTGCGGGGTGTGCTGCGTGGTGCACTGCCACGTCAGCAGAGTTTGGTGGCCACCATCGATTGGTCGTATCGGTTGCTCACCGAGGCTGAACAGGTGTTTTTTGCGCAACTGTCGGTGTTTGCGGGGTCCTTTGATCTGGCGGCCGCCCACGCGATGTCTGGCAGCGGTGATGAGGACGAGACGCTCGATTTGCTGGCCGGTCTGGTCGACAAGTCGATGGTGGTGGTGCGCAACCTGACCGACCACACCCGCTACGCGGTCTTGGAAACCCTGCGCGCGTACGGGCGAGAACGCCTGCAGGACCTGGGAATCGAGAATCCGCTGGCGGTTCGGCACGCGGAATACTTCACCGATCTGGCCGAGCGCGCGGGGGCCGGCGTGGAGACCGCTGAGGAACGTGTCTGGATCGAACGGGTGCTGCCCGACTATGACAACTTGCGCACCGCATTCGAGCGGGCGATGGCTGAGCAGAACATCGACCTAGCGCTTCGACTGATCGCGGCGTGTGCGGAGATTTTCGGCATCCGCGTCGGATATGAGGTGTTCCGGTGGGCCGAGCGCGTCGCCTCGGTTGCCGCTCCCGAACATCCGCTGTATCCCGCGGTGGTCGGCACGGCCGCACGGGGAGCGTGGGCCCGCGGTGAGTATGGGGCCGCGCGAAGACTGGCGGACCTGGCAAGCGGGCGGGTGCCCGGCCCCGGTACGTCGCGGATCGCCTATCCCGGAGATGTGCTCGCCGATCTGGACCTGCATGAGGGACAGGTCGAACGGGTTCTGCGCTATTGGGACGAACAGGTGGCGGTGGCTCGGCGGGGCGGCAACCCGATCAGGCTGGGACAGACGCTCTCCACCGGTGCAGTACTGCACGGGGTGCTGGGAGGCGACTTCGATGCGTATCTGCCCGCCGCGCGCGAAGGCGTGGACATCGCCGAAACCACCGGAAACCCGACAGCCCGCTCAACCGCCTACTTCGGACTGGCCTTCCTGCTCAAGCGGGCCGAACCGGCACGAGCTCTGGCCTTGTTCGACGAAGCGGCGAGCCTGGCCGGGGACGTTCAGAACTTCTGGTGGTATGGCATTGCGTTGATGGAGGCCGCCGCGACGCGAGCCGTGCACGGTGATCCCACGGCGGCAGCGCATTTGTTCGACGACGTGCTGGACCACTGGGACCGTGTGGGCGATTGGACGGAACTATGGATCAGTTTGCGCTACGTGACGAGATTGCTACTTAGGCTCGGAGCCGAGGACGACGTGGCGTTCCTGCACTGGGCACAGGTCAACGCGGGTAAGGTTTCGCCTTTGCATGCCGATCAGCTGACCGCGTTGCAGGCAAGCCTTGGCCCGATTCGTTTCGCTGCTCACCGGGAGTCGGCTCCCGACGGCGCCGAGGTGGTGGCTCGGGCGCGATCGGCTTTGCAGCGCCACTCCCAACGCGCTGCCGCGGTGTAG